One Globicephala melas chromosome 6, mGloMel1.2, whole genome shotgun sequence genomic window carries:
- the FANCG gene encoding Fanconi anemia group G protein isoform X2: MAHRTPPGSSASHASCLDLWREKNDQLVQQAKVAQDSGLSPRRQQLAQDALEGLRGLLHSLQGLPAAVSVLRLELTVICNFITLRASLAQGFTEDLVQNIQQGLERVLETQEQLKARLEHGLRGLWDSVLHVSSLLPELLPVLHHLAGLQAALWLSTDRLGDLTLLLQTLNVSQSRASEDLLLLLKTWRPPAEESDAPLTLQDAQNLRGVLLTAFAYRQGLQELITGNLPRALSSLHEAASGLCPRPVLVQVYTALGTCLRKMGSPQRALLYLVAALKGESTWGPPLLEASRLYRQLENTAAEIECLELLVEALSVAHIPEAPQLLIEVELLLPRPDPASPLHCGTQSQAKYLLASRCLQTGRAENAAEHYLDLLALLLDGSEPKGHARVQLGAQKEAISEFSRCLELLFQATPTDKEQGPASSCEQGCASDVALQQLRAAALISRGLEWVASGQDTKALQDFLLSVQVCPGNQDASFHLLQTLRRLDRRDEATALWRRLEAQTKLPQENAAWSLPLYLETCLGWIHPPDHETLLEEFRTSLLETCDL; the protein is encoded by the exons atggctcacaggaccccTCCGGGCTCTTCAGCCTCACACGCCAGCTGCCTGGACCTGTGGAGGGAAAAGAATGACCAACTAGTTCAACAGGCCAAG GTTGCTCAGGACTCAGGTCTGTCTCCGAGGCGACAGCAGTTGGCTCAAGATGCACTGGAAGGGCTCCGGGGACTCCTCCATAGTCTGCAGG GGCTCCCTGCGGCTGTTTCTGTTCTCCGCTTGGAACTGACTGTCATCTGCAATTTCATTACCCTGAGGGCAAGCCTGGCCCAGGGTTTCACTGAGGACCTGGTACAGAATATCCAGCAGGGCCTAGAGAGAG tgctggagacccaggagcAGCTGAAGGCCAGGCTGGAACATGGGCTCAGGGGGCTGTGGGACTCCGTCCTCCATGTTTCCTCCCTTCTGCCGGAGCTGCTCCCTGTCCTTCACCACCTTGCTGGCCTGCAGGCTGCCCTTTGGCTGAGCACTGACCGTCTTGGGGACCTGACCTTGCTGCTGCAGACCCTGAATGTTAGCCAG AGCAGAGCCTCTGAGGATCTGCTGCTGCTCCTGAAAACTTGGAGGCCCCCAGCTGAGGAGTCAGATGCTCCGTTGACCCTGCAGGATGCCCAGAACTTGAGGGGTGTCCTTCTGACAGCATTTGCTTATCGCCAAG GCCTCCAGGAGCTGATCACAGGGAACCTGCCCAGGGCACTGAGCAGCCTGCATGAAGCGGCCTCAGGTCTGTGCCCACGGCCTGTGTTGGTCCAGGTGTACACAGCCCTGGGGACCTGTCTTCGTAAGATG GGCAGTCCACAGAGAGCTCTGCTGTACTTGGTTGCAGCCCTGAAAGGGGAATCAACCTGGGGTCCCCCGCTTCTGGAGGCCTCCAGGCTGTATCGGCAACTGGAGAACACGGCAGCAGAGATTGAGTGTCTGGAGCTGCTGGTTGAG GCCTTGAGTGTCGCTCATATCCCTGAAGCCCCACAGCTTCTCATTGAGGTAGAGTTACTACTCCCACGACCTGACCCAGCCTCACCCCTTCACTGTGGCACACAGAGCCAGGCCAAGTACCTGCTGGCAAGCCGATGCCTACAGACGGGAAG GGCAGAGAATGCTGCAGAACATTACCTGGACCTGCTGGCCCTGTTGCTGGATGGCTCGGAGCCAAAG GGCCACGCTCGGGTGCAACTGGGGGCCCAAAAGGAGGCAATTAGTGAATTTAGCCG GTGCCTTGAGCTGCTCTTCCAGGCCACACCCACGGATAAAGAACAAG GGCCTGCTTCCAGCTGTGAGCAGGGGTGTGCATCAGATGTGGCACTACAACAGCTTCGCGCAGCCGCCCTGATTAGTCGTGGACTGGAATGGGTGGCCAGTGGCCAGGATACCAAAGCCCTACAGGACTTCCTTCTCAGTGTGCAGGTGTGCCCAG GTAATCAAGACGCTTCCTTTCACCTGCTTCAGACTCTGAGGAGGCTGGATCGGAGGGATGAGGCCACTGCTCTCTGGCGGAGGCTGGAGGCCCAAACTAAGTTGCCACAGGAGAATGCTGCATG GTCTCTCCCCCTGTACCTAGAAACCTGTTTGGGCTGGATCCATCCCCCTGACCATGAAACCCTTCTTGAGGAATTTCGGACGTCTCTGCTGGAGACTTGTGACCTGTAG
- the VCP gene encoding transitional endoplasmic reticulum ATPase isoform X2: MDELQLFRGDTVLLKGKKRREAVCIVLSDDTCSDEKIRMNRVVRNNLRVHLGDVISIQPCPDVKYGKRIHVLPIDDTVEGITGNLFEVYLKPYFLEAYRPIRKGDIFLVRGGMRAVEFKVVETDPSPYCIVAPDTVIHCEGEPIKREDEEESLNEVGYDDIGGCRKQLAQIKEMVELPLRHPALFKAIGVKPPRGILLYGPPGTGKTLIARAVANETGAFFFLINGPEIMSKLAGESESNLRKAFEEAEKNAPAIIFIDELDAIAPKREKTHGEVERRIVSQLLTLMDGLKQRAHVIVMAATNRPNSIDPALRRFGRFDREVDIGIPDATGRLEILQIHTKNMKLADDVDLEQVANETHGHVGADLAALCSEAALQAIRKKMDLIDLEDETIDAEVMNSLAVTMDDFRWALSQSNPSALRETVVEVPQVTWEDIGGLEDVKRELQELVQYPVEHPDKFLKFGMTPSKGVLFYGPPGCGKTLLAKAIANECQANFISIKGPELLTMWFGESEANVREIFDKARQAAPCVLFFDELDSIAKARGGNIGDGGGAADRVINQILTEMDGMSTKKNVFIIGATNRPDIIDPAILRPGRLDQLIYIPLPDEKSRVAILKANLRKSPVAKDVDLEFLAKMTNGFSGADLTEICQRACKLAIRESIESEIRRERERQTNPSAMEVEEDDPVPEIRRDHFEEAMRFARRSVSDNDIRKYEMFAQTLQQSRGFGSFRFPSGNQGGAGPSQGSGAGTGGSVYTEDNDDDLYG, translated from the exons ATGGATGAGCTGCAGTTGTTCCGAGGTGACACAGTGTtgctgaaaggaaagaagaggcgGGAAGCTGTGTGCATTGTGCTTTCTGATGACACATGTTCTGATGAGAAGATTCGAATGAATAGAGTTGTTCGGAATAACCTTCGCGTACACCTGGGGGATGTCATCAG CATCCAGCCATGCCCTGATGTGAAGTACGGCAAACGTATCCATGTACTACCCATCGATGACACGGTGGAAGGCATCACTGGCAATCTCTTTGAGGTTTACCTTAAGCCGTACTTCCTGGAAGCTTATCGACCCATCCGGAAAG GAGACATTTTCCTTGTCCGGGGTGGAATGCGTGCCGTAGAGTTCAAAGTAGTGGAGACAGATCCCAGTCCTTACTGTATTGTTGCTCCAGACACAGTGATTCACTGTGAAGGGGAGCCTATCAAACGAGAG GATGAGGAAGAGTCTTTGAATGAAGTGGGCTATGATGACATTGGTGGCTGCCGGAAGCAGCTAGCTCAGATAAAGGAGATGGTGGAGCTGCCCCTGAGACATCCTGCTCTCTTTAAGGCAATTGGTGTGAAG CCTCCTCGGGGAATCCTGCTCTATGGACCTCCAGGGACTGGAAAGACCCTGATTGCTCGAGCTGTGGCGAATGAGACTGGCGCCTTCTTCTTTTTGATCAATG GTCCTGAGATCATGAGCAAGTTGGCTGGTGAGTCTGAGAGCAACCTTCGTAAAGCCTTTGAAGAGGCTGAGAAGAATGCTCCTGCTATTATTTTCATTGATGAGTTGGATGCCATTGCtcccaaaagagaaaaa ACCCATGGGGAGGTGGAGCGGCGTATCGTATCACAGTTGTTGACCCTCATGGATGGCCTAAAGCAGAGAGCCCATGTCATTGTTATGGCAGCAACCAATAGACCCAACAGCATTGACCCAGCCCTACGACGATTTG GTCGCTTTGACAGGGAGGTGGATATTGGAATCCCTGATGCTACAGGACGCTTGGAAATTCTTCAGATCCACACCAAGAACATGAAGCTGGCAGATGATGTGGACCTTGAGCAG GTAGCCAATGAAACTCATGGGCATGTGGGCGCTGACTTAGCAGCCCTGTGCTCGGAGGCTGCTCTGCAAGCCATCCGCAAGAAGATGGACCTCATTGACCTAGAGGACGAGACCATCGATGCTGAGGTCATGAACTCCCTGGCAGTTACTATGGATGACTTCCGA tGGGCCCTGAGCCAGAGCAACCCGTCAGCACTGCGGGAAACTGTGGTAGAGGTACCACAGGTGACCTGGGAGGACATTGGGGGCCTGGAGGATGTCAAACGTGAGCTTCAGGAGCTGGTCCAG TATCCTGTGGAGCACCCAGACAAATTCCTCAAGTTTGGTATGACACCTTCCAAGGGAGTACTGTTCTATGGACCTCCTGGTTGTGGGAAAACCTTGCTGGCCAAAGCCATTGCTAATGAGTGCCAGGCCAACTTCATCTCCATCAAGGGTCCTGAGCTGCTCACCATGTGGTTTGGGGAGTCTGAGGCCAACGTCAGAGAAATCTTTGACAAG GCCCGCCAAGCTGCCCCCTGTGTACTGTTCTTTGATGAGCTGGATTCGATTGCCAAGGCCCGTGGTGGCAACATTGGAGATGGTGGTGGGGCTGCTGACCGAGTCATCAACCAGATCCTGACAGAAATGGATGGCATGTccacaaaaaaaaatgtgtttatcaTTGGCGCTACCAACCGGCCTGACATCATTGATCCTGCCATTCTGCGACCTGGCCGCCTTGATCAGCTCATCTACATCCCACTTCCTGATGAGAAGTCCCGTGTTGCCATTCTCAAGGCCAACCTGCGCAAGTCCCCAGTTGCCAAG GATGTGGATTTGGAGTTCCTGGCTAAGATGACTAATGGCTTCTCTGGAGCTGACTTGACAGAGATTTGCCAACGTGCTTGCAAGCTGGCCATCCGTGAATCGATCGAGAGTGAGATCAGGCGAGAACGGGAGAGGCAGACCAACCCATCAGCCATG GAGGTAGAAGAGGATGATCCAGTGCCTGAGATCCGCCGAGATCACTTTGAGGAAGCCATGCGCTTTGCCCGCCGTTCTGTCAGTGATAATGACATCAGGAAGTATGAGATGTTTGCTCAGACCCTTCAACAGAGTCGGGGCTTTGGCAGCTTCAG ATTCCCTTCAGGAAACCAAGGTGGAGCTGGCCCCAGTCAGGGCAGTGGTGCTGGCACAGGTGGCAGTGTGTACACGGAAGATAACGACGATGACCTGTATGGCTAA
- the FANCG gene encoding Fanconi anemia group G protein isoform X3 produces the protein MAHRTPPGSSASHASCLDLWREKNDQLVQQAKVAQDSGLSPRRQQLAQDALEGLRGLLHSLQGLPAAVSVLRLELTVICNFITLRASLAQGFTEDLVQNIQQGLERVLETQEQLKARLEHGLRGLWDSVLHVSSLLPELLPVLHHLAGLQAALWLSTDRLGDLTLLLQTLNVSQGSPQRALLYLVAALKGESTWGPPLLEASRLYRQLENTAAEIECLELLVEALSVAHIPEAPQLLIEVELLLPRPDPASPLHCGTQSQAKYLLASRCLQTGRAENAAEHYLDLLALLLDGSEPKFSPPPCPRGPCVPEVFLEAAAALIQAGRAQDALTVCEELLSRMSSLRPKRPRLWEDARRGTKELPHCSPWVSATYLLQGHARVQLGAQKEAISEFSRCLELLFQATPTDKEQGPASSCEQGCASDVALQQLRAAALISRGLEWVASGQDTKALQDFLLSVQVCPGNQDASFHLLQTLRRLDRRDEATALWRRLEAQTKLPQENAAWSLPLYLETCLGWIHPPDHETLLEEFRTSLLETCDL, from the exons atggctcacaggaccccTCCGGGCTCTTCAGCCTCACACGCCAGCTGCCTGGACCTGTGGAGGGAAAAGAATGACCAACTAGTTCAACAGGCCAAG GTTGCTCAGGACTCAGGTCTGTCTCCGAGGCGACAGCAGTTGGCTCAAGATGCACTGGAAGGGCTCCGGGGACTCCTCCATAGTCTGCAGG GGCTCCCTGCGGCTGTTTCTGTTCTCCGCTTGGAACTGACTGTCATCTGCAATTTCATTACCCTGAGGGCAAGCCTGGCCCAGGGTTTCACTGAGGACCTGGTACAGAATATCCAGCAGGGCCTAGAGAGAG tgctggagacccaggagcAGCTGAAGGCCAGGCTGGAACATGGGCTCAGGGGGCTGTGGGACTCCGTCCTCCATGTTTCCTCCCTTCTGCCGGAGCTGCTCCCTGTCCTTCACCACCTTGCTGGCCTGCAGGCTGCCCTTTGGCTGAGCACTGACCGTCTTGGGGACCTGACCTTGCTGCTGCAGACCCTGAATGTTAGCCAG GGCAGTCCACAGAGAGCTCTGCTGTACTTGGTTGCAGCCCTGAAAGGGGAATCAACCTGGGGTCCCCCGCTTCTGGAGGCCTCCAGGCTGTATCGGCAACTGGAGAACACGGCAGCAGAGATTGAGTGTCTGGAGCTGCTGGTTGAG GCCTTGAGTGTCGCTCATATCCCTGAAGCCCCACAGCTTCTCATTGAGGTAGAGTTACTACTCCCACGACCTGACCCAGCCTCACCCCTTCACTGTGGCACACAGAGCCAGGCCAAGTACCTGCTGGCAAGCCGATGCCTACAGACGGGAAG GGCAGAGAATGCTGCAGAACATTACCTGGACCTGCTGGCCCTGTTGCTGGATGGCTCGGAGCCAAAG ttctccccacccccatgcccccgAGGGCCCTGTGTGCCTGAGGTGTTCTTGGAGGCAGCAGCAGCGCTGATTCAGGCAGGCCGAGCCCAGGATGCTTTGACCGTGTGTGAGGAGCTGCTTAGCCGCATGTCATCCCTGCGTCCCAAGAGGCCCCGGCTGTGGGAAGATGCCAGAAGAGGAACCAAAGAGTTACCACACTGCTCACCCTGGGTCTCTGCCACCTATTTGCTTCAGGGCCACGCTCGGGTGCAACTGGGGGCCCAAAAGGAGGCAATTAGTGAATTTAGCCG GTGCCTTGAGCTGCTCTTCCAGGCCACACCCACGGATAAAGAACAAG GGCCTGCTTCCAGCTGTGAGCAGGGGTGTGCATCAGATGTGGCACTACAACAGCTTCGCGCAGCCGCCCTGATTAGTCGTGGACTGGAATGGGTGGCCAGTGGCCAGGATACCAAAGCCCTACAGGACTTCCTTCTCAGTGTGCAGGTGTGCCCAG GTAATCAAGACGCTTCCTTTCACCTGCTTCAGACTCTGAGGAGGCTGGATCGGAGGGATGAGGCCACTGCTCTCTGGCGGAGGCTGGAGGCCCAAACTAAGTTGCCACAGGAGAATGCTGCATG GTCTCTCCCCCTGTACCTAGAAACCTGTTTGGGCTGGATCCATCCCCCTGACCATGAAACCCTTCTTGAGGAATTTCGGACGTCTCTGCTGGAGACTTGTGACCTGTAG
- the FANCG gene encoding Fanconi anemia group G protein isoform X1, whose protein sequence is MAHRTPPGSSASHASCLDLWREKNDQLVQQAKVAQDSGLSPRRQQLAQDALEGLRGLLHSLQGLPAAVSVLRLELTVICNFITLRASLAQGFTEDLVQNIQQGLERVLETQEQLKARLEHGLRGLWDSVLHVSSLLPELLPVLHHLAGLQAALWLSTDRLGDLTLLLQTLNVSQSRASEDLLLLLKTWRPPAEESDAPLTLQDAQNLRGVLLTAFAYRQGLQELITGNLPRALSSLHEAASGLCPRPVLVQVYTALGTCLRKMGSPQRALLYLVAALKGESTWGPPLLEASRLYRQLENTAAEIECLELLVEALSVAHIPEAPQLLIEVELLLPRPDPASPLHCGTQSQAKYLLASRCLQTGRAENAAEHYLDLLALLLDGSEPKFSPPPCPRGPCVPEVFLEAAAALIQAGRAQDALTVCEELLSRMSSLRPKRPRLWEDARRGTKELPHCSPWVSATYLLQGHARVQLGAQKEAISEFSRCLELLFQATPTDKEQGPASSCEQGCASDVALQQLRAAALISRGLEWVASGQDTKALQDFLLSVQVCPGNQDASFHLLQTLRRLDRRDEATALWRRLEAQTKLPQENAAWSLPLYLETCLGWIHPPDHETLLEEFRTSLLETCDL, encoded by the exons atggctcacaggaccccTCCGGGCTCTTCAGCCTCACACGCCAGCTGCCTGGACCTGTGGAGGGAAAAGAATGACCAACTAGTTCAACAGGCCAAG GTTGCTCAGGACTCAGGTCTGTCTCCGAGGCGACAGCAGTTGGCTCAAGATGCACTGGAAGGGCTCCGGGGACTCCTCCATAGTCTGCAGG GGCTCCCTGCGGCTGTTTCTGTTCTCCGCTTGGAACTGACTGTCATCTGCAATTTCATTACCCTGAGGGCAAGCCTGGCCCAGGGTTTCACTGAGGACCTGGTACAGAATATCCAGCAGGGCCTAGAGAGAG tgctggagacccaggagcAGCTGAAGGCCAGGCTGGAACATGGGCTCAGGGGGCTGTGGGACTCCGTCCTCCATGTTTCCTCCCTTCTGCCGGAGCTGCTCCCTGTCCTTCACCACCTTGCTGGCCTGCAGGCTGCCCTTTGGCTGAGCACTGACCGTCTTGGGGACCTGACCTTGCTGCTGCAGACCCTGAATGTTAGCCAG AGCAGAGCCTCTGAGGATCTGCTGCTGCTCCTGAAAACTTGGAGGCCCCCAGCTGAGGAGTCAGATGCTCCGTTGACCCTGCAGGATGCCCAGAACTTGAGGGGTGTCCTTCTGACAGCATTTGCTTATCGCCAAG GCCTCCAGGAGCTGATCACAGGGAACCTGCCCAGGGCACTGAGCAGCCTGCATGAAGCGGCCTCAGGTCTGTGCCCACGGCCTGTGTTGGTCCAGGTGTACACAGCCCTGGGGACCTGTCTTCGTAAGATG GGCAGTCCACAGAGAGCTCTGCTGTACTTGGTTGCAGCCCTGAAAGGGGAATCAACCTGGGGTCCCCCGCTTCTGGAGGCCTCCAGGCTGTATCGGCAACTGGAGAACACGGCAGCAGAGATTGAGTGTCTGGAGCTGCTGGTTGAG GCCTTGAGTGTCGCTCATATCCCTGAAGCCCCACAGCTTCTCATTGAGGTAGAGTTACTACTCCCACGACCTGACCCAGCCTCACCCCTTCACTGTGGCACACAGAGCCAGGCCAAGTACCTGCTGGCAAGCCGATGCCTACAGACGGGAAG GGCAGAGAATGCTGCAGAACATTACCTGGACCTGCTGGCCCTGTTGCTGGATGGCTCGGAGCCAAAG ttctccccacccccatgcccccgAGGGCCCTGTGTGCCTGAGGTGTTCTTGGAGGCAGCAGCAGCGCTGATTCAGGCAGGCCGAGCCCAGGATGCTTTGACCGTGTGTGAGGAGCTGCTTAGCCGCATGTCATCCCTGCGTCCCAAGAGGCCCCGGCTGTGGGAAGATGCCAGAAGAGGAACCAAAGAGTTACCACACTGCTCACCCTGGGTCTCTGCCACCTATTTGCTTCAGGGCCACGCTCGGGTGCAACTGGGGGCCCAAAAGGAGGCAATTAGTGAATTTAGCCG GTGCCTTGAGCTGCTCTTCCAGGCCACACCCACGGATAAAGAACAAG GGCCTGCTTCCAGCTGTGAGCAGGGGTGTGCATCAGATGTGGCACTACAACAGCTTCGCGCAGCCGCCCTGATTAGTCGTGGACTGGAATGGGTGGCCAGTGGCCAGGATACCAAAGCCCTACAGGACTTCCTTCTCAGTGTGCAGGTGTGCCCAG GTAATCAAGACGCTTCCTTTCACCTGCTTCAGACTCTGAGGAGGCTGGATCGGAGGGATGAGGCCACTGCTCTCTGGCGGAGGCTGGAGGCCCAAACTAAGTTGCCACAGGAGAATGCTGCATG GTCTCTCCCCCTGTACCTAGAAACCTGTTTGGGCTGGATCCATCCCCCTGACCATGAAACCCTTCTTGAGGAATTTCGGACGTCTCTGCTGGAGACTTGTGACCTGTAG
- the VCP gene encoding transitional endoplasmic reticulum ATPase isoform X1 has translation MASGADSKGDDLSTAILKQKNRPNRLIVDEAINEDNSVVSLSQPKMDELQLFRGDTVLLKGKKRREAVCIVLSDDTCSDEKIRMNRVVRNNLRVHLGDVISIQPCPDVKYGKRIHVLPIDDTVEGITGNLFEVYLKPYFLEAYRPIRKGDIFLVRGGMRAVEFKVVETDPSPYCIVAPDTVIHCEGEPIKREDEEESLNEVGYDDIGGCRKQLAQIKEMVELPLRHPALFKAIGVKPPRGILLYGPPGTGKTLIARAVANETGAFFFLINGPEIMSKLAGESESNLRKAFEEAEKNAPAIIFIDELDAIAPKREKTHGEVERRIVSQLLTLMDGLKQRAHVIVMAATNRPNSIDPALRRFGRFDREVDIGIPDATGRLEILQIHTKNMKLADDVDLEQVANETHGHVGADLAALCSEAALQAIRKKMDLIDLEDETIDAEVMNSLAVTMDDFRWALSQSNPSALRETVVEVPQVTWEDIGGLEDVKRELQELVQYPVEHPDKFLKFGMTPSKGVLFYGPPGCGKTLLAKAIANECQANFISIKGPELLTMWFGESEANVREIFDKARQAAPCVLFFDELDSIAKARGGNIGDGGGAADRVINQILTEMDGMSTKKNVFIIGATNRPDIIDPAILRPGRLDQLIYIPLPDEKSRVAILKANLRKSPVAKDVDLEFLAKMTNGFSGADLTEICQRACKLAIRESIESEIRRERERQTNPSAMEVEEDDPVPEIRRDHFEEAMRFARRSVSDNDIRKYEMFAQTLQQSRGFGSFRFPSGNQGGAGPSQGSGAGTGGSVYTEDNDDDLYG, from the exons ATGGCCTCCGGAGCTGA ttcaaaAGGTGATGATTTATCAACAGCCATCCTTAAACAGAAGAACCGTCCCAATCGGTTAATTGTTGATGAAGCCATCAATGAGGACAACAGTGTGGTATCCTTGTCCCAG CCCAAGATGGATGAGCTGCAGTTGTTCCGAGGTGACACAGTGTtgctgaaaggaaagaagaggcgGGAAGCTGTGTGCATTGTGCTTTCTGATGACACATGTTCTGATGAGAAGATTCGAATGAATAGAGTTGTTCGGAATAACCTTCGCGTACACCTGGGGGATGTCATCAG CATCCAGCCATGCCCTGATGTGAAGTACGGCAAACGTATCCATGTACTACCCATCGATGACACGGTGGAAGGCATCACTGGCAATCTCTTTGAGGTTTACCTTAAGCCGTACTTCCTGGAAGCTTATCGACCCATCCGGAAAG GAGACATTTTCCTTGTCCGGGGTGGAATGCGTGCCGTAGAGTTCAAAGTAGTGGAGACAGATCCCAGTCCTTACTGTATTGTTGCTCCAGACACAGTGATTCACTGTGAAGGGGAGCCTATCAAACGAGAG GATGAGGAAGAGTCTTTGAATGAAGTGGGCTATGATGACATTGGTGGCTGCCGGAAGCAGCTAGCTCAGATAAAGGAGATGGTGGAGCTGCCCCTGAGACATCCTGCTCTCTTTAAGGCAATTGGTGTGAAG CCTCCTCGGGGAATCCTGCTCTATGGACCTCCAGGGACTGGAAAGACCCTGATTGCTCGAGCTGTGGCGAATGAGACTGGCGCCTTCTTCTTTTTGATCAATG GTCCTGAGATCATGAGCAAGTTGGCTGGTGAGTCTGAGAGCAACCTTCGTAAAGCCTTTGAAGAGGCTGAGAAGAATGCTCCTGCTATTATTTTCATTGATGAGTTGGATGCCATTGCtcccaaaagagaaaaa ACCCATGGGGAGGTGGAGCGGCGTATCGTATCACAGTTGTTGACCCTCATGGATGGCCTAAAGCAGAGAGCCCATGTCATTGTTATGGCAGCAACCAATAGACCCAACAGCATTGACCCAGCCCTACGACGATTTG GTCGCTTTGACAGGGAGGTGGATATTGGAATCCCTGATGCTACAGGACGCTTGGAAATTCTTCAGATCCACACCAAGAACATGAAGCTGGCAGATGATGTGGACCTTGAGCAG GTAGCCAATGAAACTCATGGGCATGTGGGCGCTGACTTAGCAGCCCTGTGCTCGGAGGCTGCTCTGCAAGCCATCCGCAAGAAGATGGACCTCATTGACCTAGAGGACGAGACCATCGATGCTGAGGTCATGAACTCCCTGGCAGTTACTATGGATGACTTCCGA tGGGCCCTGAGCCAGAGCAACCCGTCAGCACTGCGGGAAACTGTGGTAGAGGTACCACAGGTGACCTGGGAGGACATTGGGGGCCTGGAGGATGTCAAACGTGAGCTTCAGGAGCTGGTCCAG TATCCTGTGGAGCACCCAGACAAATTCCTCAAGTTTGGTATGACACCTTCCAAGGGAGTACTGTTCTATGGACCTCCTGGTTGTGGGAAAACCTTGCTGGCCAAAGCCATTGCTAATGAGTGCCAGGCCAACTTCATCTCCATCAAGGGTCCTGAGCTGCTCACCATGTGGTTTGGGGAGTCTGAGGCCAACGTCAGAGAAATCTTTGACAAG GCCCGCCAAGCTGCCCCCTGTGTACTGTTCTTTGATGAGCTGGATTCGATTGCCAAGGCCCGTGGTGGCAACATTGGAGATGGTGGTGGGGCTGCTGACCGAGTCATCAACCAGATCCTGACAGAAATGGATGGCATGTccacaaaaaaaaatgtgtttatcaTTGGCGCTACCAACCGGCCTGACATCATTGATCCTGCCATTCTGCGACCTGGCCGCCTTGATCAGCTCATCTACATCCCACTTCCTGATGAGAAGTCCCGTGTTGCCATTCTCAAGGCCAACCTGCGCAAGTCCCCAGTTGCCAAG GATGTGGATTTGGAGTTCCTGGCTAAGATGACTAATGGCTTCTCTGGAGCTGACTTGACAGAGATTTGCCAACGTGCTTGCAAGCTGGCCATCCGTGAATCGATCGAGAGTGAGATCAGGCGAGAACGGGAGAGGCAGACCAACCCATCAGCCATG GAGGTAGAAGAGGATGATCCAGTGCCTGAGATCCGCCGAGATCACTTTGAGGAAGCCATGCGCTTTGCCCGCCGTTCTGTCAGTGATAATGACATCAGGAAGTATGAGATGTTTGCTCAGACCCTTCAACAGAGTCGGGGCTTTGGCAGCTTCAG ATTCCCTTCAGGAAACCAAGGTGGAGCTGGCCCCAGTCAGGGCAGTGGTGCTGGCACAGGTGGCAGTGTGTACACGGAAGATAACGACGATGACCTGTATGGCTAA